From a region of the Salvelinus fontinalis isolate EN_2023a chromosome 13, ASM2944872v1, whole genome shotgun sequence genome:
- the LOC129868667 gene encoding SLC35A4 upstream open reading frame protein-like, which translates to MADDKLKDLAELKDQLEDIQRRVEKEVQAGIPQGGSVLASPFLKGFLAGYVVSRLRSSAVLAVVLGTCTGIFAAQNFGVPNIEETLKDYFNTLKGPSK; encoded by the exons aTGGCGGACGACAAG CTAAAGGATCTGGCAGAGCTCAAGGACCAGCTAGAGGACATTCAGCGCCGTGTGGAGAAGGAAGTACAGGCTGGGATCCCACAG GGTGGCAGTGTGCTGGCCTCTCCTTTCCTCAAGGGCTTCTTGGCAGGGTATGTCGTGTCTAGGCTGCGATCCTCTGCGGTTTTGGCCGTGGTCCTTGGGACTTGCACAGGCATCTTTGCAGCTCAAAACTTTGGCGTGCCCAACATCGAGGAAACTCTGAAAGACTATTTCAACACTCTTAAAGGACCCAGCAAGTAG